Genomic DNA from uncultured Desulfuromusa sp.:
CCTCCCATTCCAACTGTCGGTCATTGGCCGGGACAATGCGCAATCTAACCGATGATCAAATTCGGGCGATTGCGAAAAATAATGGTGTCATTGGGATGAATTCAGTGGATGTTTTTATTCATGATCAGAGCGGAGATGCAAATATTAATCACTTTGTCGATCATGTTGATCACATCGTTAATATTGTAGGAATAAATCATGTAGGGTTAGGCCTTGATCTTTGTGACGGGTTTCAAAATTTTCTCCAACTTCCAGAAGCTATTGAAACTCAAGATGTGATTAAAACCCACGCAGGGATTGGTGAGTTTACGGCTGAGTTGGTGGTCCGTGGCTATACGGATGCAGATATTATAGCAATTCTTGGTGGTAATTTTATGCGATATTATTCTGAGCTGTTGGGCTAACGGTTCATGCGTTTGACATTGGGGGATAAGGATCAATTCTCATAATTGCCGAAAATTGATCTTTCCCTGTTTAATTTTAAGGTCCAGCCATCTCTTCAGCCAGACTTTGAAAAAGCTTCTTGTGACCGGAGTCAAAAGACAAAAACCAAAGAGGTCGGTACAGAAACCTGGTGTCAGGAGTAACAGGCCTCCAGCCAGAATCATGGCTCCATCCATCATTTCACCGGCAGGAATATGTCCTTGATTTAAATCCGTCTGGATACGATTTATCAAATCAAATCCCTGACTTCTCGCTAAATATGCTCCAGCAATTCCAGTCAGAAAAATCATTCCAACTGTTGCTCCAAAACCAATTTGACGGCCCGCCTCAATTAAAACATATAGCTCAATTATTGGCACCAATGTGAAGACAATTAAGAGTTTTATAAACATCTACAGAACCTTTCATAAGGGAGATCAAATCTTTTTTAAGAGCTATGTGGTATTTTCTGGTTGCAATATCTTCTTCTATGTAACTAGCTGATAATACTTATAAAAAAATCTGGTTAAAAAATAGGCAAGATGTTGTCTCGGGCTGAATGCGTTGTGCAATTGTTGTTTTCCACAACTTTATCTACAGTTTTTCCACGATCTGTGTGGATGAAACCTAAAACCTATTATTTTTCACGAACTTTGCAATTGATGACCTGAAAAAGTCTCTTTTAAATATCTGTTTGTGTCATAACCTGAATGGTTTTTTTACGTAATAAATCTTCAGCATCACAGTTGAGTGAATGAGCGATTTGAACGGTATCAAAAAAAATTTCTCCCAGAATTTGTTTTATTTGATTGTGCTTTGTTGTTTGTTTGTCCGTCAGGCTCTTGAGTTCGGAAAAGTGATTTTGAGTTTTTTGTATTTGTATCTGTAAACTTTCTTTTTCTATCTTTGAGATCACTTTTGTGGCTTTTTTTAGCGCCGGAAGGTTTGTCGGGATCCGATCGGCTAGTTTATGGCCTTTTCCTTTCGATGACCGTTCTTGTTGTTTGATTTCATCCCAACGTTTTGCATGATTTTCACTGTTTGCGCCAGCAAAAACGTGTGGATGTCTGCGAATCATTTTATTGCTGATTGAAAGAGCAACATCCGCAAGGTTAAACTGCGCTTGTTCATGATAGATTTGCGCGATAAAAACTACTTGAAGGAGCAGGTCTCCCAGTTCGTCACGAATTTCTGAGAGATCGTTGTTGTCAATTGC
This window encodes:
- a CDS encoding FxsA family protein, producing the protein MFIKLLIVFTLVPIIELYVLIEAGRQIGFGATVGMIFLTGIAGAYLARSQGFDLINRIQTDLNQGHIPAGEMMDGAMILAGGLLLLTPGFCTDLFGFCLLTPVTRSFFKVWLKRWLDLKIKQGKINFRQL
- the mazG gene encoding nucleoside triphosphate pyrophosphohydrolase yields the protein MKAKSTAEEITKLTEIMATLRAPEGCPWDREQTPETLKPYILEEAYELIDAIDNNDLSEIRDELGDLLLQVVFIAQIYHEQAQFNLADVALSISNKMIRRHPHVFAGANSENHAKRWDEIKQQERSSKGKGHKLADRIPTNLPALKKATKVISKIEKESLQIQIQKTQNHFSELKSLTDKQTTKHNQIKQILGEIFFDTVQIAHSLNCDAEDLLRKKTIQVMTQTDI